From Leptolyngbyaceae cyanobacterium, one genomic window encodes:
- a CDS encoding AAA family ATPase has product MDEFASLPGYQITEQLYTSTRTLVYRGIRTSDQKTVAIKLLRNEYPNFNEIVQFRNQYTIAKNLDFPSIIKPLTVEVYRNGYALVMEDFGGISLSDHLRASPDENIKSKLLPLEEFLKIAIQLTDCLHYLYQNKVIHKDIKPSNILINPSTKKVKLIDFSIASILPKESQEIQNAHDLEGTLAYLSPEQTGRMNRGVDYRSDFYSLGITFYELLTGQLPFRSEDPMELVHFHLAKQPTPPHQVNWEIPLVLSEIVSKLITKNAEDRYQTALGIKHDLEVCLTQLQTTGTIEPFEIGKQDISDRFLIPEKLYGREAEVNQLLNAFDRVADGATEMMLVAGFSGIGKTAVVNEVHKPIVRKRGYFIKGKYDQFQRHIPFSAFVQAFRYLMEQLLSEPDEQLQTWKTKILEALGENGQVLIDVIPELENIIDRQPPAIELSGTAAQNRFNLLFQKFVKVFTSKEHPLVIFLDDLQWADSASLNLLSLLMQESGHLLILGAYRNNEVSPVHPFILTVDELIKTGSTVNTITLPSLRESDINQLVSDTLNCQLSFAQPLTKLIYQKTLGNPFFATQFIKALHDDNLITFNWDIQHWQCDIAQINALAITNDVVEFMTLQLQKLPIPTQDVLKLAACIGAQFDLHTLAIVSQQSETEAATVLWRALQEGFILPISNIYKFYQIDGNLKFSPEDENANKQNAKYRFLHDRVQQAAYSLIPKNQKQVTHLKIGQLLQQKLSEIEKEEKLFDIVGHLNLGIELINQAVEREVLARLNLAAARKARNSTAYSAARNFVQTGIELLAENCWQNQYELTLNLYVVAAETAYLNADFDGMEKMAAEVLRSAKTILDKVKIFEIQINALTAKTQILEAIAVGRVALAQLGIELPSEPDEALTGAALQTLAKQLEGKQIEELIDLPVMSEPRTIAAMQLLTMLFAPILQANPGLLPVLGCTMVSLSLQFGNAPTSTIGYVTYGMVLSTFLGEVERGYSFGRVALSLLDRLNVREFKCVTLLLFCGFIQHRREAVRATISTAKEAFLAGMEIGDFLYAGYSIFNYFYDRFFAGVNLDDWEPEIENYCVVLANIKQDSALAYLKMQQQTVENLRSIINQPDLLSGTAYDESLMIPKYHQDNDFNALGFVYTYKLMLAYLFGDCTNALDYIVQANRSSIATAGQVHTPVFHFYAGLTYLALFSTQSEIERANTLEEVKIHQTTLAQWAYHAPMNHQHRIDLIEAEKCRVLGNNYEAGDRYDRAIAKAKQNEYIQEEALANELAGKFYLDWGKEKVATGYMQEAYYCYARWGAKAKVAYLEQHYPQLLGTILKPINPAIASGGTISPTPIGSVTSTSSSSVDLWLNFPAVMKAARAISQEIELEKLLATLMQIAIASAGSQTGILVIHQEGKWLVVAKANQNQIENWQIPLDECQELPQSLIYSVARSQKTAVFDRLSASTQFAGDPYIIAHQPKSVLCIPISKQGKTLAILYLENNLTVGAFTSDRIETLQILTAQAAISIENARLYRQVEQYSHSLEAEVERKTKDLTQKAADLEQALQNLQQTQSQLIQSEKMSALGQLVAGIAHEINNPVNFIYGNLQPTENYLKNLLSLLELYQQEYPQKNLLIQAKTEEIELDFIREDFIKILQSMKLGSERIKQIILSLRNFSRLDESDMKAVDLHTGIESTLLILQNRLQGSNNQPKVEVIKDYGDLPNVTCYAGEMNQVFMSIISNALDALKQVSKTNKNPFIRIQTEVIENQRVRIAIADNGCGIPPHIQERIFEPFFTTKPVGSGTGLGLSVSYAIIKKHGGKLTCHSTVGSGAEFAIEIPIKYVG; this is encoded by the coding sequence GATGAATTCGCTAGCTTACCAGGTTATCAAATCACTGAACAATTATACACGAGTACGCGCACCCTTGTCTATAGAGGTATTCGTACCAGCGACCAAAAAACCGTCGCCATCAAACTATTGCGAAATGAATACCCCAATTTTAACGAAATCGTCCAATTTCGCAACCAATATACCATTGCCAAAAATCTCGATTTTCCTAGCATTATCAAACCCTTAACCGTAGAAGTGTATCGCAATGGCTATGCTTTAGTGATGGAAGATTTTGGCGGAATTTCCCTATCAGATCATCTCAGAGCATCCCCAGATGAAAATATTAAATCTAAATTATTGCCTTTAGAAGAATTTCTCAAAATAGCTATTCAACTCACGGATTGTTTGCACTATTTATACCAAAATAAAGTCATACACAAAGATATCAAACCCTCCAATATTCTGATTAATCCAAGCACCAAAAAAGTAAAATTAATTGATTTTAGTATTGCTTCTATCCTACCGAAAGAAAGTCAAGAAATTCAGAACGCTCATGATTTAGAAGGTACTTTAGCATATCTTTCCCCCGAACAAACTGGACGAATGAATCGAGGTGTAGATTATCGCAGCGATTTTTATTCTCTGGGAATAACATTTTACGAATTATTAACAGGACAATTACCATTTAGGTCAGAAGACCCTATGGAATTAGTACATTTTCACCTAGCTAAACAACCGACACCCCCGCATCAAGTTAACTGGGAAATTCCCTTAGTTTTATCAGAAATTGTCAGTAAATTAATTACTAAAAACGCCGAAGATCGTTATCAGACAGCATTAGGAATTAAGCACGATTTAGAAGTTTGTTTAACTCAATTGCAAACTACAGGCACAATAGAACCGTTTGAAATCGGCAAGCAAGATATTAGCGATCGCTTTCTCATTCCCGAAAAACTATATGGCAGAGAAGCGGAAGTAAATCAACTGTTAAATGCGTTCGATCGCGTCGCCGATGGCGCTACAGAAATGATGTTAGTAGCGGGTTTTTCTGGAATTGGAAAAACCGCCGTAGTGAATGAAGTACATAAACCAATTGTCAGAAAACGGGGCTATTTTATCAAAGGCAAATATGACCAATTTCAACGTCATATTCCCTTTTCAGCCTTCGTGCAAGCTTTTCGATATTTAATGGAGCAACTATTATCAGAACCAGACGAACAATTGCAAACATGGAAAACCAAGATTCTCGAAGCGCTGGGAGAGAACGGGCAAGTTTTAATTGATGTAATCCCTGAATTAGAAAACATCATCGATCGACAACCACCAGCCATAGAATTATCAGGAACAGCCGCCCAAAATCGCTTTAATTTACTATTTCAAAAATTTGTCAAAGTTTTTACTAGCAAAGAACATCCCTTAGTGATATTTTTAGATGACTTGCAATGGGCTGATTCTGCTTCACTGAATTTGCTCTCATTATTGATGCAAGAATCTGGGCATCTCTTAATATTAGGTGCTTATCGAAATAATGAAGTTTCCCCCGTTCATCCCTTCATTTTAACAGTAGATGAACTTATCAAAACTGGGTCAACGGTAAATACGATTACATTACCGTCGTTAAGAGAGTCGGATATCAATCAATTAGTATCAGATACGCTGAATTGCCAGCTATCTTTTGCCCAGCCTTTGACAAAATTAATTTATCAAAAAACTCTAGGAAATCCTTTTTTCGCTACTCAATTTATCAAAGCATTACATGATGACAACCTAATAACCTTTAATTGGGATATCCAGCATTGGCAGTGCGATATTGCCCAAATTAACGCCTTAGCAATTACTAATGATGTGGTTGAATTCATGACATTGCAATTGCAGAAATTGCCAATCCCAACTCAGGATGTCTTAAAGTTGGCTGCTTGTATTGGTGCTCAGTTCGATTTGCATACTTTGGCGATCGTTTCACAGCAATCGGAAACAGAGGCGGCAACGGTTTTATGGAGAGCATTGCAGGAAGGTTTTATTTTACCGATTAGTAATATTTACAAGTTTTACCAGATTGATGGGAATCTTAAATTCAGCCCGGAAGATGAAAATGCTAATAAACAAAATGCTAAATATAGATTTCTGCACGATCGCGTTCAACAAGCCGCTTATTCTCTAATTCCCAAAAACCAAAAACAAGTAACTCATCTCAAAATCGGTCAACTGCTCCAACAGAAATTATCCGAAATAGAAAAAGAAGAAAAACTATTTGATATTGTCGGGCATTTGAATTTAGGAATTGAGTTAATTAATCAAGCGGTGGAACGGGAAGTCTTAGCCCGACTGAACTTAGCAGCAGCACGGAAAGCCAGAAATTCAACAGCTTATTCAGCTGCCAGAAATTTTGTGCAAACGGGGATTGAGTTGCTCGCGGAAAACTGCTGGCAAAATCAGTACGAATTAACCTTGAATCTTTATGTGGTTGCGGCGGAAACTGCCTACTTGAATGCCGATTTTGATGGGATGGAAAAAATGGCCGCAGAAGTTTTGCGATCGGCTAAAACGATCCTAGATAAAGTAAAGATATTTGAGATTCAAATCAACGCACTGACTGCAAAGACTCAGATATTAGAAGCGATCGCTGTAGGCAGAGTCGCTCTAGCACAATTGGGGATCGAACTGCCCTCCGAACCTGATGAAGCTTTGACTGGCGCAGCACTACAAACTCTTGCCAAACAACTCGAAGGCAAACAGATCGAGGAATTGATTGACCTCCCCGTGATGAGCGAGCCTCGAACAATTGCAGCGATGCAGCTATTAACAATGTTGTTTGCGCCCATTCTGCAAGCAAATCCGGGCTTGCTGCCCGTACTTGGCTGCACGATGGTGAGTTTATCACTTCAATTTGGAAATGCACCGACATCAACGATCGGATATGTAACTTATGGCATGGTGCTGTCTACTTTTTTGGGAGAAGTAGAAAGGGGATATAGTTTTGGGCGAGTAGCTTTGAGCTTACTCGATCGCTTGAACGTGCGCGAGTTTAAGTGTGTAACCTTATTGTTGTTTTGTGGCTTTATTCAGCATCGTCGAGAAGCAGTAAGGGCTACAATCTCAACGGCAAAAGAAGCTTTTTTAGCTGGTATGGAAATCGGTGATTTCCTCTATGCTGGCTACAGCATATTTAATTATTTTTACGATCGATTCTTCGCTGGAGTAAATCTGGATGATTGGGAACCGGAAATCGAAAATTACTGTGTTGTCTTAGCCAATATAAAGCAAGATTCTGCTTTGGCTTACCTAAAAATGCAGCAACAAACAGTGGAGAATTTGAGGTCAATTATTAATCAACCGGATTTATTAAGCGGTACTGCATACGATGAAAGTTTGATGATTCCTAAGTACCATCAGGATAATGATTTTAATGCGTTAGGTTTTGTTTATACCTACAAATTAATGCTTGCCTATCTTTTTGGTGACTGCACTAACGCCCTAGATTACATTGTCCAAGCTAACCGTTCTTCGATCGCCACAGCAGGACAAGTTCATACTCCTGTTTTCCATTTTTATGCCGGATTAACCTATTTGGCACTATTTTCTACCCAGTCAGAAATTGAGCGAGCTAACACTCTTGAGGAGGTGAAAATCCATCAAACTACGCTAGCTCAATGGGCGTACCATGCACCGATGAATCACCAACATAGGATTGACTTAATAGAGGCAGAAAAATGCCGAGTTTTAGGTAATAATTACGAAGCGGGAGATCGGTACGATCGCGCAATTGCCAAAGCCAAGCAAAACGAGTATATCCAAGAAGAAGCCTTAGCTAATGAACTAGCAGGTAAATTTTATTTGGACTGGGGCAAAGAAAAAGTTGCTACTGGTTATATGCAGGAAGCATACTACTGTTACGCGCGATGGGGCGCAAAGGCGAAAGTTGCTTATTTAGAACAACACTATCCCCAACTACTAGGGACTATTCTAAAACCGATTAACCCAGCGATCGCATCTGGAGGAACGATATCGCCAACTCCGATCGGAAGCGTAACTAGCACCAGTAGCAGCAGCGTGGATTTATGGTTGAATTTTCCGGCGGTGATGAAAGCTGCACGAGCAATTTCGCAGGAAATTGAATTAGAGAAATTGTTAGCTACTTTGATGCAAATTGCGATCGCGTCGGCGGGATCTCAAACGGGAATTTTAGTGATTCATCAAGAAGGAAAATGGTTAGTAGTAGCTAAAGCTAATCAAAACCAGATAGAAAACTGGCAAATTCCTCTGGATGAATGTCAAGAATTACCCCAAAGTTTGATTTATTCTGTAGCCAGAAGTCAAAAAACAGCGGTTTTCGATCGCTTGAGCGCTTCTACTCAATTTGCAGGCGATCCTTATATCATCGCTCACCAGCCTAAATCAGTTTTATGTATTCCGATTAGCAAGCAGGGAAAAACCCTAGCGATTTTGTATTTAGAAAATAATCTTACAGTGGGAGCATTTACTAGCGATCGGATCGAAACTCTCCAAATCCTTACTGCTCAAGCTGCTATCTCGATCGAAAATGCGCGTTTATACCGACAAGTCGAGCAATATTCTCACAGTTTGGAAGCAGAAGTAGAGCGAAAAACTAAAGATTTAACTCAAAAAGCTGCCGATCTAGAGCAAGCATTGCAAAATCTACAACAAACCCAATCACAATTAATTCAGAGTGAGAAAATGTCAGCCCTCGGTCAATTGGTAGCGGGGATAGCACACGAAATTAATAATCCAGTGAATTTTATTTATGGGAATCTTCAGCCTACAGAAAATTATCTGAAAAATTTGCTGAGTTTGTTGGAATTGTATCAGCAAGAATACCCGCAAAAAAATTTATTAATTCAGGCGAAAACTGAAGAAATAGAGTTAGATTTTATCAGAGAAGATTTTATAAAAATTCTGCAATCGATGAAGCTGGGAAGCGAACGAATTAAGCAAATTATTCTGAGCTTGCGGAATTTTTCGCGCTTAGATGAATCCGACATGAAAGCGGTAGATTTACACACCGGAATTGAAAGCACTTTACTAATTTTACAAAATCGCTTGCAAGGGAGCAATAATCAACCCAAAGTAGAAGTCATTAAAGACTATGGTGACCTTCCCAATGTCACCTGTTATGCTGGTGAGATGAACCAAGTGTTTATGAGTATTATTAGTAATGCTCTTGATGCTCTCAAGCAAGTTAGTAAAACTAATAAAAATCCCTTTATTCGGATTCAGACTGAAGTTATAGAAAATCAGCGAGTAAGAATTGCGATCGCTGATAATGGTTGTGGAATTCCCCCTCACATTCAAGAGCGCATCTTCGAGCCGTTTTTTACAACTAAACCAGTGGGGAGCGGTACGGGTTTGGGTTTATCCGTCAGCTATGCGATTATCAAAAAACATGGGGGAAAATTAACTTGTCATTCCACGGTGGGTAGCGGCGCAGAATTTGCGATCGAAATTCCCATAAAGTACGTGGGGTAA
- a CDS encoding ParA family protein, translating into MPRIIAILNGKGGVGKTTTAVNLAATFSRKKKVLLVDADIQGSASWWIERGKEKWNLDLVQETNPQLLNRLRKIEGYDLVVVDTPPALRSEALAAVVAIADYLILPTPPAPMDLAVLIDTVREAVTPMGIAHRVLLTKVDSRSLGEALEAQNTLMELGIPACNAFVRAYKAHERAALEGVPINEWRGKNGREAEADYRRVADELQRDWKK; encoded by the coding sequence GTGCCAAGAATCATCGCTATCCTCAACGGCAAAGGCGGAGTCGGTAAAACTACTACAGCAGTCAATCTTGCTGCTACCTTCTCGCGGAAGAAAAAGGTTCTTTTAGTAGATGCAGATATTCAAGGATCTGCTAGTTGGTGGATCGAGCGCGGTAAAGAAAAATGGAACTTGGACTTAGTTCAAGAAACAAATCCCCAACTTTTGAACCGTTTACGCAAGATAGAAGGATATGATTTAGTTGTGGTGGATACACCTCCGGCGCTGCGATCGGAAGCATTAGCGGCGGTAGTAGCGATCGCAGATTATCTCATTCTGCCCACACCCCCAGCGCCGATGGATCTTGCCGTGCTAATCGACACGGTACGGGAAGCAGTAACGCCGATGGGAATTGCTCATCGGGTGCTGCTGACTAAGGTGGATTCCCGCAGTTTAGGAGAAGCACTCGAAGCTCAAAACACCTTGATGGAACTGGGAATTCCCGCCTGTAATGCCTTTGTTCGTGCTTACAAAGCTCACGAACGAGCGGCACTAGAGGGAGTACCGATTAACGAATGGCGAGGCAAGAATGGACGGGAAGCTGAGGCAGACTACCGCCGCGTTGCAGATGAGTTACAGCGAGATTGGAAAAAATAA
- a CDS encoding cytochrome P450 — protein sequence MTFSNKLPDGPNTARLPRMLKFVFQPVKYLEDYSKVYGDTFAIKGRQGIPLVYFSRPEALQAIFAADYHQVEVGARNRDLEFLLGSNSLILLDGDRHQRQRQLLTPPFHGERMRAYGETICQITQQVTNEWKIGKPFKIRHTMQEITLRVILQVVFGVDEGQRLHQLHQNINSLLELLGSSLLSSSFFFRFLQTDFGPWSPWGRILHLRQQVDELIYDQIRERRAESNQNRQDILSLMMSARYEDGQPMSDRELRDELMTLLVAGHETTASALSWAFYWADRLPEVREKLLNELDSVGDNPDPTTIARLPYLTAFCQETLRIYPIVMNGFPRIVKSPVEIMGYKLEPKTVIIPSIYLAHHREEVYPQPKQFKPERFLEKQYSQYEYFPFGGGNRRCIGMAFAQYEMKLVLATILSRFQVSLVNKRPVRPVRRGLTVAAPAGLKMVANLRN from the coding sequence ATGACATTTAGTAACAAACTACCAGATGGGCCAAATACTGCCAGACTGCCGCGAATGCTGAAATTCGTGTTTCAGCCAGTCAAGTACCTAGAGGATTACAGTAAAGTTTATGGCGATACCTTTGCCATTAAAGGGCGTCAGGGTATCCCCCTGGTTTACTTTAGCCGACCGGAGGCACTGCAAGCCATTTTTGCGGCTGATTATCACCAAGTAGAGGTAGGTGCTCGGAATCGGGATTTGGAATTTCTCCTGGGAAGTAATTCTCTGATTTTACTGGATGGCGATCGTCATCAGCGCCAACGCCAACTCCTCACCCCTCCTTTCCACGGCGAAAGGATGCGTGCTTACGGCGAAACTATCTGCCAAATTACCCAGCAGGTAACAAACGAGTGGAAAATTGGCAAACCTTTCAAAATTCGCCACACCATGCAGGAAATCACTCTCCGAGTCATCTTACAGGTTGTATTTGGTGTAGATGAAGGACAACGTTTGCACCAACTACATCAAAATATCAATTCATTACTAGAATTGTTGGGTTCTTCCTTATTATCCAGTTCGTTCTTTTTCCGCTTTCTGCAAACAGATTTTGGCCCTTGGAGTCCGTGGGGAAGAATTTTGCATTTGCGCCAACAAGTTGACGAATTAATTTACGATCAAATCCGAGAACGTCGAGCAGAATCTAATCAAAATCGGCAAGATATTCTCAGCTTAATGATGTCTGCTCGTTATGAAGACGGGCAACCAATGAGCGATCGAGAATTACGCGACGAATTAATGACATTGCTAGTAGCTGGACATGAAACTACTGCTTCCGCTTTAAGTTGGGCTTTTTATTGGGCCGATCGATTACCTGAAGTAAGAGAGAAACTATTAAACGAACTCGATTCTGTTGGCGATAATCCAGACCCTACTACGATTGCAAGATTGCCTTACTTAACAGCATTTTGCCAAGAGACTTTGCGGATATATCCAATTGTCATGAATGGTTTCCCTCGAATTGTCAAATCTCCAGTCGAAATCATGGGTTATAAATTAGAACCAAAAACAGTCATCATACCCAGTATTTATTTAGCACATCATCGAGAAGAAGTTTACCCTCAACCCAAACAATTCAAACCAGAACGTTTCTTAGAAAAGCAATATTCCCAATACGAATACTTCCCATTTGGTGGCGGAAATCGCCGCTGTATTGGTATGGCATTTGCCCAATATGAAATGAAATTAGTTTTAGCAACAATTTTGTCTCGCTTTCAAGTTTCTCTGGTTAACAAACGTCCCGTTCGCCCCGTTCGTCGCGGTTTAACTGTAGCAGCGCCAGCCGGATTGAAAATGGTAGCAAATCTCAGAAACTAA
- a CDS encoding DUF29 domain-containing protein: MYISTSLYETDFYAWTQQQISLLKSQQWHELDTNNLIEEIETLGRKERQELRNRLGILLGHLLKWQFQPDKRTNSWVGTIREQRIQIKLLLKDSPSLKPYLDEIFFIAYELGLALAIRETNLGEKVFPEVCPYTPEQTMNPEFLPD, encoded by the coding sequence ATGTATATATCAACAAGCCTTTACGAAACAGACTTCTATGCCTGGACTCAACAACAAATCAGCCTGCTTAAATCTCAGCAATGGCACGAATTAGATACAAATAATTTGATTGAGGAAATAGAAACTTTGGGTAGAAAAGAACGGCAAGAACTGAGAAACCGATTGGGAATATTGCTAGGGCATTTGCTGAAATGGCAATTTCAACCTGACAAACGTACCAATAGCTGGGTAGGCACTATTCGCGAACAACGGATTCAAATTAAACTCCTTTTGAAGGATAGCCCTAGTTTAAAACCATATCTAGATGAAATTTTCTTTATTGCTTACGAACTAGGTTTAGCTTTGGCTATTCGAGAAACTAATTTAGGAGAAAAAGTTTTTCCAGAAGTATGCCCTTATACTCCAGAACAAACCATGAATCCTGAATTTTTACCAGATTAA
- a CDS encoding transcriptional regulator: MTIGIRNNNAYIELIKNFPPRPINSEKELLATQKVIDSLIDRSELTPDEQDYLNVLGSLVYEYQQLHHEPIPDIWGIELIKALLVESNLQPKDLIPILESESVVSEVLSGIRQLTNSYIQKLADFFQMSPDDFYNSDQK, translated from the coding sequence ATGACGATTGGTATACGTAACAATAACGCCTATATTGAATTAATCAAAAATTTTCCTCCTCGTCCAATTAATTCTGAGAAAGAGTTACTTGCTACTCAGAAAGTAATTGATTCTCTAATCGATCGCAGTGAACTAACTCCAGATGAACAAGACTATCTAAATGTCTTAGGTTCTCTTGTTTATGAATATCAACAACTTCATCACGAACCAATACCCGATATTTGGGGTATAGAGTTAATTAAAGCACTTTTAGTAGAATCAAATTTACAACCAAAAGACTTAATTCCTATTTTGGAAAGCGAGTCGGTTGTATCGGAAGTTTTAAGTGGAATTCGCCAATTAACAAACAGCTATATTCAAAAATTAGCTGATTTTTTTCAAATGTCTCCTGATGATTTTTACAACTCAGATCAGAAATAA